The bacterium genome includes a window with the following:
- a CDS encoding HypC/HybG/HupF family hydrogenase formation chaperone: protein MCLAVPGKVVDISGDEAVLEIAGLSQRANIGLLPDIAVGEWCLVHTGFVIQRLSEEEAEESLNLLREYLEAVPEMLGAPDCGLDSGSPGDGSGPK from the coding sequence ATGTGCCTTGCCGTTCCAGGCAAAGTGGTCGATATCTCCGGCGACGAGGCGGTCCTCGAAATCGCCGGGCTGTCCCAGCGCGCAAACATCGGCCTTCTGCCCGATATAGCCGTCGGCGAATGGTGCTTGGTCCACACGGGCTTTGTAATTCAGCGGCTCTCGGAGGAGGAGGCCGAGGAATCGCTGAACTTGCTTCGAGAGTATCTTGAAGCCGTGCCCGAAATGCTCGGCGCGCCGGATTGCGGGCTTGATTCGGGCAGTCCGGGGGACGGGAGCGGCCCGAAATGA